In Chondrocystis sp. NIES-4102, the following proteins share a genomic window:
- a CDS encoding surface antigen D15 domain-containing protein, with protein sequence MSKTLKIFVVLITNILFNLITTTNMAYAQSQTHNSKSLMSFEKSKKEELLFKIRDVEIIGNTVYSDTQLKQLIGKKYLNKQISLETLLKIRTEISNFYINQGYISSGAFIPPQHFKNDGKLVIRVVEGKINKIQFNKKLFISEKYLRNHLPISGDIFNINELKTTLLKLSRNSVINKINVDIAQPRIASVNLYLNIIENPRFTSNLALSNSYAKNIGSEGVNLHLNYHLLGYSDLLSFNITKTAGLAQYTALYSFPINNENTNFQFGYTHANSKLVNEELKDLNIQSNFNSYSFSIEQPILDGNNQLNFKIGLNLLDSESFVLKDLSFSFVEGVEDGKNKISEIFLQQQLISKSGNNLLNLNSVISGGLNIFNPTITKEKRDGIYLTWELTAENIHKFNNQFLLVNSIKLQLTPDQLLPSKQFTIGGQDSVRGYNKNLFAGDNGITVSNEIKFSIFSQDNHHLELIGFLEGGTVWNNNLNEKQYSDILSTGIGIEYTLKNFLYLRADYGIPLINNKSEAPDNNNQNINILLLVSSKNEN encoded by the coding sequence ATGTCAAAAACTTTAAAAATATTTGTAGTTTTAATAACTAATATATTATTTAATTTAATTACTACTACAAATATGGCTTATGCTCAATCGCAAACTCACAATAGCAAGTCATTAATGAGTTTTGAAAAATCTAAAAAAGAAGAGTTACTATTTAAAATTAGAGACGTAGAAATTATTGGTAATACTGTATACAGCGATACACAACTAAAACAATTAATAGGTAAAAAGTATTTAAATAAACAAATATCTTTAGAAACACTGTTAAAAATAAGAACAGAAATTAGCAATTTTTATATAAATCAAGGATATATTTCCTCTGGAGCTTTTATACCACCTCAGCACTTTAAAAATGATGGTAAATTAGTAATTAGAGTGGTGGAAGGAAAAATAAATAAAATACAATTTAACAAGAAATTATTTATTAGTGAAAAATATTTAAGAAATCATCTACCTATCTCTGGGGACATTTTTAATATTAATGAATTAAAAACTACTTTGTTAAAGCTTAGTCGCAATAGTGTAATAAATAAAATAAATGTGGACATTGCTCAACCACGGATAGCTAGCGTTAATTTGTATTTAAATATTATTGAAAATCCTAGATTTACAAGTAATTTAGCACTATCTAATTCCTATGCTAAAAATATTGGTTCAGAAGGAGTTAATTTACATCTAAACTATCATCTTTTGGGTTATAGTGACTTACTTTCCTTCAACATTACAAAAACTGCTGGATTAGCTCAATATACTGCTTTATATTCTTTTCCTATAAATAATGAAAATACTAATTTCCAATTTGGTTATACTCATGCTAATAGTAAATTAGTAAATGAAGAATTAAAAGATTTAAATATTCAAAGTAATTTTAATTCTTATAGCTTTTCTATAGAACAACCTATATTAGATGGCAATAATCAACTAAATTTCAAAATTGGGTTAAATTTATTAGATAGTGAAAGTTTTGTATTAAAAGATTTGTCATTTTCTTTTGTGGAAGGAGTTGAAGACGGTAAAAATAAAATATCAGAAATATTTTTGCAACAACAGTTAATTAGCAAAAGTGGTAATAATCTTTTAAATTTAAATTCGGTAATTAGTGGAGGTTTAAATATTTTTAATCCTACTATTACAAAAGAAAAAAGAGACGGAATATATTTAACTTGGGAATTGACAGCAGAAAATATTCATAAGTTTAATAATCAATTTTTGTTAGTTAATAGTATTAAATTGCAATTAACTCCAGACCAATTACTTCCAAGTAAACAATTTACGATAGGTGGTCAAGATAGTGTTAGAGGATATAATAAAAATTTATTTGCTGGAGACAATGGAATTACTGTTTCTAATGAAATAAAATTTTCTATTTTTAGTCAAGATAATCACCATTTAGAACTAATTGGTTTTCTTGAAGGTGGTACTGTATGGAACAATAATTTAAATGAAAAGCAATATAGTGATATTTTATCTACTGGTATAGGGATAGAATATACTTTAAAAAACTTTTTATACTTAAGAGCAGATTATGGAATACCTTTAATAAATAATAAGAGTGAAGCACCAGACAACAATAATCAAAATATAAATATACTACTTTTAGTATCCAGTAAAAATGAAAATTAA
- a CDS encoding serine/threonine protein kinase, translating to METLGNYQIVNYIQNFFEGGKRTCIAKDKNGKKVVIKQLCFAINNSNWSGYKALEKEIKALKSLEHPYIPRYIESFESELGSCLVSEYIEGEDLSKQTLKLDEIEKLLTSILEILVYLQSKDPIIIHRDIKPQNIIRGKNGEYYLIDFGLAIESDKSLSLSSTLSGTIGFMPPEVLRGLKLGKSADLYSLGMAIYSLLSGKSGDRISKSLSSDFTINTKDIEKKIDKQFLNWLKTCLNHNPSKRFSSAKQALKYLKSIKVKDAPVKKSMK from the coding sequence ATGGAAACATTAGGTAATTACCAAATAGTTAACTATATACAAAATTTCTTTGAAGGAGGAAAAAGAACTTGTATTGCTAAAGATAAAAATGGCAAAAAAGTAGTGATTAAGCAACTTTGTTTCGCTATAAATAATTCTAATTGGTCAGGATACAAGGCTTTAGAGAAAGAGATTAAAGCACTCAAATCTTTAGAACATCCTTATATTCCTCGCTATATAGAAAGTTTTGAGAGTGAACTTGGAAGTTGTTTAGTATCTGAATATATTGAAGGTGAAGATCTTAGTAAGCAAACTCTCAAACTAGATGAGATTGAGAAATTACTTACAAGCATTTTAGAAATTTTAGTTTATTTGCAAAGCAAAGATCCAATTATTATACATCGTGATATAAAACCACAAAATATTATTCGAGGTAAAAATGGTGAGTACTATTTGATAGATTTTGGTTTAGCGATTGAATCGGACAAAAGTTTATCGCTATCAAGTACACTGTCTGGAACAATTGGATTTATGCCTCCTGAAGTATTACGAGGATTAAAATTAGGTAAAAGTGCAGATTTGTATAGTTTAGGGATGGCAATTTATAGTTTGCTTTCGGGAAAATCAGGCGATCGAATATCTAAATCATTAAGTAGTGATTTTACTATTAATACTAAAGATATAGAAAAAAAGATTGATAAGCAATTTCTCAATTGGCTAAAAACTTGTCTTAATCATAATCCAAGTAAAAGATTTTCGTCTGCAAAACAAGCTTTAAAATATTTAAAATCAATAAAAGTTAAGGATGCACCAGTTAAAAAATCTATGAAATAA
- a CDS encoding TPR repeat-containing protein — protein sequence MKIKSLIIIVNIILRLFILQQKALCQSEQKPKSSYDHTNHVDDISDQYLKLAQNTLNVSDKLIASSKYDLAINQLRKNNFSYLKDEYIKSKIFENLGKSYHGLQKYYVALSYYQKSIDSYNLSLSCFNNLTHTLLKLIEIEKVNFQNMYANNYTNINEEEKRRKLQQIKKLEKQAKHSSKNALDIAKNLRNNDNEIQNTQNDLLSISYAYINWYKLSDINLIKHTNNLPHNQIKDITNILNKLNHSKQLVYILINWSKVDTDNSLLLLIKAEKIAESMKDYSILAYSKLELASYYNNIGDLDTALKYAHQTQLVSQNSFIYDSLYKAYWLSAQIYHKQNNFEFSLIAYENAISTLNQINKIKYSGDYQLSVDFKLKVRPIYEEVIKLIIKKKKVTDEDVNKIISIYNNLKYSELQNFFGDECFELLKSKGSYIQKDQAVFYSIILDNEIYLILKTLTKFKVHKLPIDKTALDNLLLNWQANLNTGFNWEFQAQSFEIYNLLILPFETDIDANIKTLVFVHDGILRNLPMATLFDGEKYLVERWAIASSLGFNFNVSKKLETSKILIFGLSQPKIEGWSDLPGVNSEIEAIYSLLKNEGKKYLNEEFTVNKFKQELLSDNNYSVVHLATHGSFSNDPKKSFILFYDRKINILQFSDILSNNINNGIDLLVLSACETSKGNERALLGLAGIAAKHGISSTLGSFWLVEDEKQKEIIEKFYYYWRVKKMDKANALRKAQLDYISQFSHPKVWAALNLII from the coding sequence ATGAAAATTAAGTCCTTAATAATCATAGTTAATATTATATTAAGATTGTTCATTTTGCAACAGAAAGCATTGTGTCAAAGTGAACAAAAACCAAAATCATCATATGATCATACAAATCATGTAGATGATATCAGTGACCAATATTTAAAATTAGCACAAAATACTCTTAATGTTTCTGACAAATTAATTGCTAGTTCAAAATATGATTTAGCAATAAACCAATTAAGAAAAAATAATTTTTCTTATTTAAAGGATGAATATATAAAATCTAAAATTTTTGAAAACTTAGGTAAAAGTTATCACGGTTTGCAAAAATATTATGTAGCATTATCTTATTATCAGAAAAGTATTGATTCGTATAATTTATCCTTATCATGTTTTAATAATTTAACACATACTTTACTTAAATTAATAGAGATAGAAAAAGTCAATTTTCAAAATATGTATGCTAATAATTATACAAATATTAATGAAGAAGAAAAAAGAAGAAAACTACAGCAAATAAAAAAATTAGAGAAGCAAGCTAAACATAGTTCAAAAAATGCATTAGATATAGCTAAAAATCTACGTAATAATGATAATGAAATCCAAAATACACAGAATGATTTATTATCAATATCTTATGCTTATATAAATTGGTACAAATTATCAGATATTAATTTGATCAAGCATACTAATAATTTGCCACATAATCAAATTAAAGATATAACAAATATTTTAAATAAGTTAAATCATTCTAAACAGTTAGTATATATACTTATTAACTGGAGTAAAGTAGATACAGATAATAGTTTATTATTATTAATAAAAGCAGAAAAGATAGCTGAATCAATGAAGGACTATTCAATATTAGCATATTCTAAACTAGAATTGGCTAGTTATTATAATAATATAGGAGATTTGGATACAGCTTTAAAATATGCCCATCAAACTCAATTAGTATCTCAAAATAGTTTTATATATGATAGTTTATATAAAGCTTATTGGCTATCAGCGCAAATATATCATAAACAAAATAATTTTGAATTTAGTTTAATAGCTTATGAAAATGCTATTTCTACATTAAATCAAATAAATAAAATAAAATATTCAGGTGACTATCAATTATCAGTAGATTTTAAGTTAAAAGTTAGACCAATTTATGAAGAAGTGATTAAACTAATCATAAAAAAAAAGAAAGTAACGGATGAAGACGTTAATAAAATTATAAGTATATATAATAATCTTAAATATAGCGAGTTACAAAACTTTTTTGGCGATGAATGCTTTGAATTATTAAAGTCAAAAGGAAGCTATATTCAAAAAGATCAAGCAGTATTTTATTCAATAATTTTAGATAATGAAATATATTTGATACTTAAAACATTAACTAAATTTAAAGTTCATAAATTACCAATTGATAAAACCGCTTTAGATAATTTATTATTAAATTGGCAAGCAAATTTAAATACAGGATTTAACTGGGAATTTCAAGCACAGAGTTTTGAAATTTATAATTTATTAATTTTACCTTTTGAAACAGATATAGATGCTAATATTAAGACTTTAGTTTTTGTACATGACGGAATTTTACGTAATCTTCCAATGGCAACTCTTTTTGATGGAGAAAAATATTTAGTTGAGAGATGGGCTATCGCCTCTTCTTTAGGATTTAATTTTAATGTATCTAAAAAACTGGAAACAAGTAAAATACTGATTTTTGGTTTAAGCCAACCAAAAATAGAGGGATGGTCTGATTTACCTGGGGTTAATAGTGAAATTGAAGCTATTTATAGTTTATTGAAAAATGAAGGTAAAAAATATTTAAACGAGGAATTTACTGTTAATAAATTTAAACAAGAACTATTATCAGATAATAATTATTCAGTGGTGCATTTAGCTACACATGGAAGTTTCTCCAACGATCCCAAAAAATCTTTTATTCTTTTTTATGATCGAAAAATAAATATATTACAGTTTAGTGATATATTAAGTAATAATATAAATAATGGCATTGACCTTTTAGTTTTAAGTGCTTGCGAAACATCTAAAGGTAACGAAAGAGCTTTACTCGGTCTTGCAGGTATAGCTGCTAAACATGGTATCTCATCTACTTTAGGTAGTTTTTGGTTAGTTGAAGATGAAAAGCAAAAGGAGATAATTGAAAAATTTTATTATTATTGGAGGGTAAAAAAAATGGACAAAGCTAATGCGCTACGAAAAGCCCAGTTAGATTATATATCACAGTTTTCTCATCCAAAAGTATGGGCAGCCCTTAATTTAATTATTTAA
- a CDS encoding transposase, whose amino-acid sequence MEAHRKEIESGQLKVFFQDECHLLWGDICGYVWGQTSQRIKVPIVNEKQKQTYYGAIDLQTKKLLVQAFEKGESNCTLTFLQYLQSQYPQSRIALIWDGASYHRSKEVKSYLHSVNQGLEPQEWKITCIRFAPNAPEQNPIEDVWLSAKRFVREFYSICSSFAIALRARRRHR is encoded by the coding sequence TTGGAAGCGCATCGAAAGGAAATTGAATCAGGTCAGTTAAAAGTTTTTTTTCAAGATGAATGTCATTTGTTATGGGGTGATATCTGTGGATATGTTTGGGGTCAAACGAGCCAAAGAATTAAAGTACCGATAGTCAATGAAAAACAAAAACAGACCTACTATGGTGCAATCGACTTACAGACGAAAAAGTTGCTAGTTCAAGCTTTTGAGAAAGGAGAATCGAATTGTACTCTGACTTTTCTCCAATATCTACAGTCACAATATCCCCAAAGCCGTATTGCCTTAATTTGGGATGGTGCAAGTTATCATCGCTCCAAGGAAGTAAAAAGTTACCTCCATTCAGTTAATCAAGGGCTAGAACCTCAAGAGTGGAAAATTACTTGTATCCGTTTTGCTCCTAATGCTCCAGAACAGAATCCCATTGAAGATGTTTGGTTGTCTGCAAAACGTTTTGTACGAGAATTTTATTCTATTTGTTCTTCATTCGCGATTGCGCTCCGCGCACGCCGAAGGCATCGCTAA
- a CDS encoding transposase, whose amino-acid sequence MELLSEFIRSSREPRELKRALAVQMIQQNYPYSQIKEVLKVSVGFISTYHTKFKNEGIEGLKLKYKGSQGYLTRKQKQEIIGWLEQKNYWQLSELQTQIEVKYDVVFASLESYYSLFHEAGISWKKTQKSNPRKNPQLVEQKKQKFNFGWKRIERKLNQVS is encoded by the coding sequence ATGGAATTATTAAGCGAATTTATCCGAAGCAGTAGAGAACCTAGAGAACTCAAACGAGCATTAGCAGTACAAATGATTCAGCAGAATTATCCCTATAGTCAAATTAAAGAGGTCTTAAAAGTTTCGGTTGGTTTTATTAGCACTTATCATACCAAGTTCAAGAACGAGGGAATTGAGGGACTAAAGCTAAAATACAAAGGCTCTCAAGGTTATTTAACTAGGAAGCAAAAACAAGAAATCATCGGTTGGCTTGAGCAGAAAAATTATTGGCAGCTATCAGAACTTCAGACCCAAATAGAAGTAAAATACGACGTGGTGTTTGCTAGCCTTGAGAGTTATTACAGTTTATTTCACGAGGCGGGAATTAGTTGGAAAAAAACTCAAAAGTCTAATCCCCGTAAAAATCCTCAGTTAGTCGAGCAAAAAAAACAGAAATTCAACTTTGGTTGGAAGCGCATCGAAAGGAAATTGAATCAGGTCAGTTAA
- a CDS encoding ferric reductase domain-containing protein: MTKTSESIKVLIVDDLLMICENLKDLFSKSNRQNIKVVGFAHNGRSAILETIKNEPDIVIIDILMPIMGGIEAIQEITERFPNIKTIAFSTFNDESLIKSAILAGAKGYILKDSKINELEVAIEAVYNNSFYLNANVSPSILAESPIIYKNQKDTTQVSKSYQTDNNHKQFSVIEKGKITSASNSKSMQKNNKDKPLFAYGDWLFLILFIGILSQTDGMGHDLGHAGLFLLIAALIARPIRFFWDFPLKNRRTIGIFAFAATSGHVIYATNNVLTKHLTPNDMTTMSLLGLIAGIISILMMTPAAITSFRYWQEKLGGKKWKQIHLLSVPALIFAVIHTILLGPHYMQDLQLELLNHLRIVLITLAGSITLLMRKKMFWSVIGLNKLRKNKNENT, encoded by the coding sequence ATGACAAAAACAAGTGAGAGTATTAAAGTTTTAATCGTCGATGACTTATTGATGATTTGTGAAAATTTAAAAGATCTTTTTTCTAAATCTAATAGACAAAATATAAAAGTGGTAGGCTTTGCTCATAATGGTAGAAGCGCAATATTAGAAACTATTAAAAATGAGCCAGATATAGTTATAATAGACATATTAATGCCTATTATGGGTGGAATAGAAGCAATTCAAGAAATAACTGAAAGATTTCCTAATATAAAAACAATAGCTTTTAGTACATTTAATGATGAATCTTTAATAAAAAGTGCTATTCTGGCTGGGGCAAAAGGATATATCTTAAAAGATAGTAAAATAAATGAATTAGAAGTTGCAATCGAAGCGGTTTACAATAATTCCTTTTATTTAAATGCAAATGTCTCACCCTCTATACTAGCTGAAAGCCCTATAATTTATAAAAATCAGAAAGATACAACACAAGTATCTAAATCTTATCAAACAGATAATAATCATAAACAATTTTCTGTAATAGAGAAAGGAAAAATTACTTCAGCTTCTAATTCTAAATCTATGCAGAAAAATAATAAAGATAAACCATTATTTGCATATGGTGATTGGCTTTTCTTGATATTATTTATTGGAATTTTGTCTCAAACTGATGGTATGGGTCATGATCTTGGTCATGCAGGGTTGTTTTTATTGATAGCTGCCTTAATTGCACGTCCTATTCGCTTTTTTTGGGATTTTCCTTTGAAAAATAGAAGAACTATAGGTATTTTCGCTTTTGCTGCTACTTCAGGTCATGTAATTTATGCGACAAATAATGTTTTAACCAAACATTTAACACCCAATGATATGACTACAATGAGTTTATTGGGATTAATAGCTGGAATTATATCCATATTAATGATGACTCCTGCTGCTATTACCAGTTTTAGATATTGGCAAGAAAAATTAGGTGGAAAAAAATGGAAACAAATTCATTTATTAAGTGTTCCTGCCTTAATATTTGCAGTCATACATACTATTTTACTTGGGCCTCACTATATGCAAGATTTGCAGTTAGAATTATTGAATCATTTACGTATTGTACTTATTACATTAGCAGGTTCAATAACGTTGTTAATGAGGAAAAAGATGTTTTGGTCTGTAATAGGTTTAAATAAACTGCGTAAGAATAAAAATGAAAATACATAA
- a CDS encoding aliphatic sulfonates family ABC transporter periplasmic ligand-binding protein, with protein sequence MKIHKLSLSKKIWLIFVVLSLALILLINWQRITFWQQNSLQKNISIEKQQPIILGYSNWAGWWLWAIAEEENLFEKHGIDVELRWYDNYTESLNDLAAGIIDANSQALNDTIYYLNKSVKGEVVVLVNDNSAGNDKIIAVNIENVKQLKNQKVAVEAGVVGDFLLSLALEKVGLSRKTDIKILDIETGAAVEAFKSKQVNVVSTFAPFWLKALERPGANEIISSADFPGAIADVLVVTEEFNNIHPDKVQALVNTWFDILEFIKAHPQKADEIMSKVAQVSLEQMTLFKSGTKIFTLKDNIIAFSEGKDIKHLSYAAKKIINLLKENFDYNKIINSNFTELFDSKYILK encoded by the coding sequence ATGAAAATACATAAATTATCACTATCCAAAAAAATTTGGTTAATATTTGTAGTATTAAGTCTAGCGTTAATATTACTTATAAATTGGCAAAGAATTACTTTCTGGCAGCAAAACTCTTTACAAAAAAATATTAGTATAGAAAAACAACAACCTATTATTTTGGGATATAGTAATTGGGCTGGATGGTGGCTATGGGCTATAGCAGAAGAAGAAAACTTATTTGAAAAGCATGGTATAGATGTAGAGTTAAGGTGGTACGATAACTATACTGAATCACTCAATGATTTAGCAGCAGGGATAATTGATGCTAATTCTCAAGCGTTAAACGATACCATATATTATCTTAATAAATCTGTAAAAGGAGAAGTAGTGGTTTTAGTTAATGATAATTCAGCAGGCAATGATAAGATTATCGCTGTGAACATAGAAAATGTTAAACAATTGAAAAATCAGAAGGTAGCAGTAGAGGCTGGTGTAGTGGGAGATTTTTTATTGAGTTTGGCATTGGAAAAGGTAGGATTATCTCGTAAAACTGATATCAAAATTTTAGATATTGAGACTGGTGCTGCTGTAGAAGCTTTTAAATCTAAACAAGTAAATGTAGTTAGCACTTTTGCTCCCTTTTGGCTGAAAGCTTTAGAAAGACCTGGAGCGAATGAAATTATTTCTTCTGCTGATTTCCCTGGTGCGATCGCTGATGTACTTGTAGTTACAGAAGAGTTTAATAACATACATCCAGATAAGGTACAAGCTTTGGTAAATACTTGGTTTGATATTTTAGAATTTATTAAAGCACATCCGCAAAAAGCAGACGAGATTATGTCTAAGGTTGCACAAGTTAGTCTTGAGCAAATGACTTTATTTAAATCTGGAACTAAAATCTTTACTTTAAAAGATAACATAATAGCTTTTAGTGAAGGAAAGGATATAAAACATTTATCATATGCAGCTAAAAAAATTATCAATCTTTTAAAAGAAAATTTTGATTACAATAAGATTATTAACTCAAATTTTACAGAGTTATTTGATTCTAAGTATATTTTAAAATAG